The sequence ACGTATTCCCATCGTCAATCCACATTGCTGCAGTTCAGGCAATCAATACCCACCTGTTGCCAAAGCTCGATGTACTTGCTACCTCGCTGGAAGGCAAGGCAGTAGAGTTCAAGAAGATCGTGAAGTCGGGACGCACCCACTTGATGGATGCCACCCCAATCACCTTGGGCCAAGAATTCTCCGGCTACGCTGCACAAGTTCGTCTTGGCATCGAACGCGTCAAGGACGCCTTGCCGCGTCTAGCCGAGCTTCCACTTGGTGGTACCGCTGTTGGTACTGGTATCAATACGCCTGCTGGTTTCTCGGCCCGCGTGATTGAGCTTATTGCCGAGCACACCGGTCAGCCATTCGTTGAGGCAGCTAACCACTTCGAAGCACAGGCTGCACAGGATTCTCTCGTAGAGACGTCCGGTGCATTGCGTACCATCGCAGTTTCCTTCGTTAAGATTGCCAACGATCTGCGCTGGATGAGCTCTGGTCCGCGTACTGGTCTGGGCGAAATCCACCTCCCAGATCTCCAACCAGGCTCGTCAATCATGCCAGGTAAGGTTAACCCAGTTGTTCCAGAAGCAACAGTCCAGGTAGCTGCCCAGGTTATTGGTAACGATGCAACCATTGCATTTGCTGGTGCACAAGGCAACTTCGATCTGCTCGTGATGCTTCCAGTTATGGCTCAGAACTTGCTCGAGTCCATCGAAATTTTGGGCAACGTCGCAGAAACTTTGGCTAAGCGTACGGTTGACGGCATCATTGCCAACGAAGACCGTTGCTTGCAACTAGCTGAGTCTTCGCCGTCGATTGTGACCCCGTTGAACCGTCACATTGGGTACGAGCACGCTGCAAAGATTGCAAAGCATTCGGTAAAGAACAACATGACAATCAAGGAAGCTGTTCTTGACCTCGGCTTCGTTGAGCGTGGTGAAATTGATGAAGAGACACTTAATAAGGCTCTCGACGTCACCACAATGGTGGGCGAATTCTAAGACTAGAATTTCGCAAGCTAAAACTGGGGTGCTCCAAGTATGGAGTGCCCCAGTTTTTTGCATATATTGCAGAATTAGTCAGAAAAATAAGTAAATATTACACGATTTTGCAGGTTTGAGTTCATTGCCGTGAAAATCGAACTACAAGATTTGTTTAATGAAATAATGACAGCTGTAGGAACGCATAATTGTTGTTTTACAAGAGATATGCGTTGATACTTGCACATCAATGGCGATGTGTGAAGCACTATTAAACGCAAGGGAGCGTGACATATGAAACACCGTTCGTCGTGGAGTTCTGCCTGTGCACTACTTACAGCAGCGTTTGTTTCTGCCGGTACTCTGACTCCGGCATTCGGTGAAGAACGAGTGGCGTATGACTATACGCCACTAAACCAAACTCAAATGAAAGCGGTAACAACCGATTCAGTGGCTACTAATGAAGGTAGTAACGGGCCGATAAATCTCGTCCTGGATAATAATAAAGACACTTATTGGCATACAGCATACGGTAACGGAAGAGTAGACCCATTGCCGCATTCTTTTGTCATAGATCTCGGACAAGATGTTCTGAATCTTGGCCAGGTGACGCTGACTCCACGCCAGTCCTCAAATGGCTCAGGGCGGGTAGGTAAATATAGTATTGAAACATCTGTTGATCCTAGGTGTAGTGCTGAGGCGACTGTTGCGAGCGCTGAGTTCCAGGAGGCTACGAGTGGTCAGCAGGAAGCTGGTCAGGCATATGATCCGGCAAACCTTGTTAATCTGGTTGTCAATTTTGATCCGCGTCCGGCCCGGTGTGTTCGAGTAATTTACAATTCGTCATGGGGCGGGAATAGTCAACCGGAAAACGTTGCTACGTTGGCTGAATTCAATGCTGCGACGGCTGTAAAGAGTTCCGAACAGCCGGCACCTGAACCACCTACTCCTACGCCGGAAGATAAACCTGAAAAGCCTGGAATTGTCACAGTCGATTCATATGATACGCAGACGTGGCGTAACCCTTCAGACACCCCAGCGTGGCCATTCCTAGATAAAGACGGGCAATTCCGCTATTTACATGCGGCTGCATTGTATGGAGAAAAGCAGGCGCGCCACTGGCAGTTTTTTACTGGGCCGAATATGGATCGTATGAACGCTGATAGTGAACTTAACTCTGCTGGAACCAATGCAGATACTACGCTTTTGTGTAACACCAGCCCAACTGGTCGAGAATCGTCATTTGCGCCTTCGCGCAATCATTATTCTCAACGAAACTTTTGCGATTTGATTAATGTATGGGTTGATCCGGATACTGGTGATTGGTACGGCTTAATCCATAACGAGTTCACTCCGCAGCCTTTTGCCGATGGCCTCCATTTTGATTCGATTGACTATGCGGTCTCTCATGATCAGGGAAAGCATTGGGCAATACCGGGTCATGCTATAACCTCTCCATATAGTACTGTTCGTGGAGATGACCAAGCTTTCCCGGAGCAAACGTACTATTACGGTGACGGCGATCCGCGTTTGTATGTAGATTACAGCTCTGGCTACTTCTATGTTTTTTATGGTTCGCGTGTTGTCAATAAGCGAGGGTCTTGGGTGACATTCCATGAGCATGTTGCGCGCGCCCCGATTTCTGGGAAGATGAAGACTGGTACATGGCAAAAATGGTACAACGGCACGTGGAAGGAGCCTGGAGTAGGTGGTAAAGAATCGAACATGGTTCCCGTTTCTGATGGAAACCCGAACGGTTACACTCCAGTAGAAAAAGAATATAATCCAAATAACCGGGGCACTGCGCAACAGCAAGTCGCCACGGGACTTATGCCGGATACTTCTCCGTTGTTTGTTATGGACGTTACCTACAACGCCTATTTAGGTCTATACATTGCCCAACCTCAGCATAAAGACCAATCTGGAAGAGCTTCGCAAGAGTACTATGCGACAGACAATCTTGCTACCCAGAAATGGGTGAAGATAGGTGACACTGGTAAAGCTTATTACAGTGCTTCTTGGTATCGCTGGTTCCTTGATTCGGCAAATAAAACGAATAGTTCTATAGTCGGAAAGAACTTCCGTGCATACTGTTCATTCGGATGTAAAGATAATCGGGTTGCGGACCTGATCAACCTGTCTGTCGAAGTGGAAAAACCATATAAGCCGATCGACACCTCTAAGGTTTACACTATTGCCAATGGCAGTGGCCAAATGCTCAAGGTATCGTCAGATAACGCGTCTTTAACTACCGGATCTAAAGCAGAAGAGAACAATGGTACTTGGGTGTTTAAGGATCTCGACGACGGATCGTACATGATTCTTTCCGCATCTGGGAAGGCAATTGGAGTGGACTCGTCCAGCAATGATGGGCGGGCGTGGGATGCGCCAATAAAACTGAGTACCGCTGACCCTAAAGATGTTGGACAGCAGTGGTTTGCTATCCCGTTAGTTGATCAAATTAGTGGTGAAAAAACTGCGACATTACGGCTTGTTAATCGTTACAGCGGTTTGACGCTGGCGATGGGAGATAGCTCGGTAGCAACGGCTCCGCAACGCTCATGGGACCAAGATACAGGTGGCGTTACCCGTTACATGAAAGTTAACGATCAAGCCTTGACTTTAAGCGAATTTATTAAGGAAGAGCCGGAGCCTGCGCCTCAGCCGGAGCCGGAGCCTGCGCCTCAGCCGGAGCCTGAGCCTGCGCCTCAGCCGGAGCCTGCTCCTCAGCCGGAGCCGGAGCCTGCTCCTCAGCCGGAGCCTGAGCCTGCGCCTCAGCCGGAGCCGGAGCCTGCTCCTCAGCCGGAGCCGGAGCCTGCTCCTCAGTTAACGCTGGATAATGTGAATGTAAAGCAAGGAGAGAAGCTGACACTAAGAATAGAGGGCCTAAAGGCTGATGAAATTGTTAATATCGCAGTTCATTCTGATCTGATGCAATTAGGTACTCTCAAGGCTGAGAAAGATGGTACTGCTACATTTACATGGAGTGTTCCGAAAAACTTTAAGCCGGGTACACATCATTTCGAAGTTAAGCGTGCAGAAGACGTAGAATCTCTCTCGATAGCGTTTATAGTCCGAGACCGTGGTACTTTGATCCCTACCGTGCCTCAGCCAATTGCTCAGCGCCAAGAGGAAAAGACAGCTGATGGCCGGAACGGCTTAGCACATACTGGCATTTCGATTGCTGGACTGCTAGCTGTCAGTGTCGGCCTAACAGGCGCAGGGATAGCGATAGGACGCAAGAAAGAATCATACGCCTGATTAGAATGGAGCTCGTTAAATAAGCTGTGGGGGTCACGTTTGTGAACGTGACCCCCACGGATCTTTTTGTGTTTTGTGGCTAGTTAGCGTGACGACGGCGTGCGATCGTTGCGCCTGTGAGTGTTGAGATGAGTGCTAATCCTGCTAGGCCAGTAAGGCTGATACCGGTTTTTGCTAGGCCGGTTGATGGTGTTTCTACTGGCTTTGGTGTTTGTGGCTTAGCGTTTGGTTGTGCTGGTGTGAGCTCGAGGGCTGGAATAGTGTGTTTTCCAGGCTTGAGCGGTGTTAACGGGTAGGTTGTTTCTGGATCAGCTTCGATTACCTTGATCTTCACTGCAACTTTTTCGGTCTTACCATCGAGGTGAGTAACTACTACATGGAAAACATAGTCTTTAAGTTCAACATACTCAGATGGTTTGACTGTGATGGTACCGGTCTTTTCGTCAACCATAACCCAGCTTGGCATGTCTGCACCCTTAGCGAAGGTGACTGCGCGTGGTAGGGCGCGTTCCTTGCCGAACAAGGTAGCAGTAAGGTCAACGCTGGCTGACTTTAGTTGCTGGACTGTTGTATCAGCATACGACAGCTTCCACAACTGAGACTTTAGTTCTGGGGCGTTGTCTGCCTTGGTGATAGTGATCTTGACTGGGACGGTTGTGACTTCGCCGTCGAGGTGGGTGACAGCAACTGTGAATTCGTAGTCTTGTGCTGCAACGTATTCGTCTGGGTTGGCGGTTACTTCACCGGTCTTTGGATCTACTGTGATCCAGCTTGGCATGTCTGCACCCTTAGCGAAGGTGACTGCGCGTGGTAGGGCGCGTTCCTTGCCGAACAAGGTAGCAGTAAGGTCAACGCTGGCTGACTTTAGTTGCTGGACTGTTGTATCAGCATACGACAGCTTCCACAACTGAGACTTTAGTTCTGGGGCGTTGTCTGCCTTGGTGATAGTGATCTTGACTGGGACGGTTGTGACTTCGCCGTCGAGGTGGGTGACAGCAACTGTGAATTCGTAGTCTTGTGCTGCAACGTATTCGTCTGGGTTGGCGGTTACTTCACCGGTCTTTGGATCTACTGTGATCCAGCTTGGCATGTCTGCACCCTTAGCGAAGGTGACTGCGCGTGGTAGGGCGCGTTCCTTACCGAACAAGGTAGCAGTAAGGTCAACGCTGGCTGACTTTAGTTGCTGGACTGTTGTATCAGCATACGACAGCTTCCACAACTGAGACTTTAGTTCTGGGGCGTTGTCTGCCTTGGTGATAGTGATGTTAACTGGGTATAGTCCGGTTGAACCATCAAGGTGGGTAATGAGGATTTGGAATGTGTAGTTTCGTGGTTCGGTATACTCGTCAGGGGTGATTGTGAGTGTTCCGGTGTTTTTGTTGATCTTTACCCAGCTAGGTACGTCTTCGCTTGGTGCGAAGGTTACTGCACGTGGTAGGGCGCGTTCCTTGCCGAATAGTGTCGCTTTTACTGAGAGATCGATGTGTTCGCGTTGTTCTAATGTGAGGTCTGGATACGAAATATCCCACAACTGAGACTCAAGCTCTGGAGTAAGCTTTTCCGTAACTATGAAAGAAGCTGTTGCAGACTCTTTACTTCCGTCAGCATAAGTGATTTCAACATTGATATTGTGCTTTCCGAGTTGAGCATCAATGTCAATTGGTCCGAGACGGAGATATCCAGGATTTATCACCTCAGCACCGAATGGGGTTGTTTTTAAGCTTAATGAGAAATCTCCACTGGGCACTTTGATTAGCGGAACACCGTTTTTAGGCTTAAACATTACACGCGGAAGAACGAGCTCAGAAGCTCCTTGCTCTATTGAAGAGAATGAATCAGGAGTGTTTGGTTCTTCTAGAAATAGTGGCTCGTACAAGGACGCATCAGTTGGTATTTCAGGTAATGAATCCTTACTATCCATCAAATTGGCGAAGGATAGTTCAAGAGAACGCCCTACATGTACATTAGATAGCTCCGCAGTTTTAGCTTTTTTACCAGAGAAACTATATAGGTCCCGGTCGGAAATTTCAGGGCCGTAACCTTGATCTTTTCCGACATAGACATAGAAATTAATAGTTTTATCATCGCCAAGTGGCGTAAGGGAAATAGTTTTTGTGTCTTTGGAAATTGCCTGGTCTTTTTTAGTCTTCTTATCAACTGACCATTGATAAACGCGCACCATGTCTTTAAATGTTGGTCGGTTTGATGGTAGTGAATCGAAATCGAAGGTAACTTCGAGAGAAGCTTTTTGTTTAGCTGTCTCCTCTGCGTGGGCTGATATGGGCTGGCTGAAGACGAAACTCAATCCAACGAATGCTAGGGAGAAAGCTAGTAAAGCTGCTCCTCCGCGCTTCAAGGTAGTTCTTGTCATTAATGCTCCTAAATGGAATGCGATAAATTAAACGAATGCGGAAAGATGTTTGGATAGAACGATCTTTCTTATTTAAGAATATCGAAGAACGTAGTGCAGATTGAAATATGTGACTTATATCTTTGCCATAGGTTGTGGGGGTCACGTTCTTAAACGTGACCCCCACGGATCTTTTTGTGTTTTGTGGCTAGTTAGCGTGACGACGGCGTGCGATCGTTGCGCCTGTGAGTGTTGAGATGAGTGCTAATCCTGCTAGGCCAGTAAGGCTGATACCGGTTTTTGCTAGGCCAGTTGATGGTGTTTCTACTGGCTTTGGTGCTTGTGGCTTAGCGTTTGGTTGTGCTGGTGTGAGCTCGAGGGCTGGAATAGTGTGTTTTCCAGGCTTGAGCGGTGTTAACGGGTAGGTTGTTTCTGGATCCGCTTCGATTACCTTGATCTTCACTGCAACTTTTTCGGTCTTACCATCGAGGTGAGTAACTACTACATGGAAAACATAGTCTTTAAGCTCAACATACTCAGATGGTTTGACTGTGATGGTACCGGTCTTTTCGTCAACCATAACCCAGCTTGGCATGTCTGCACCCTTAGCGAAGGTGACTGCGCGTGGTAGGGCGCGTTCCTTGCCGAACAAGGTAGCAGTAAGGTCAACGC is a genomic window of Arcanobacterium phocae containing:
- a CDS encoding class II fumarate hydratase is translated as MTEYRIEHDTMGEVRVPVDALYRAQTQRAVENFPISGKTLTPAHVHALAEIKRAAALANLELGTLDEQRSAAIVAAADEVIAGKHDDQYPIDVFQTGSGTSSNMNTNEVLSTIATKASGIEVHPNDHVNCSQSSNDVFPSSIHIAAVQAINTHLLPKLDVLATSLEGKAVEFKKIVKSGRTHLMDATPITLGQEFSGYAAQVRLGIERVKDALPRLAELPLGGTAVGTGINTPAGFSARVIELIAEHTGQPFVEAANHFEAQAAQDSLVETSGALRTIAVSFVKIANDLRWMSSGPRTGLGEIHLPDLQPGSSIMPGKVNPVVPEATVQVAAQVIGNDATIAFAGAQGNFDLLVMLPVMAQNLLESIEILGNVAETLAKRTVDGIIANEDRCLQLAESSPSIVTPLNRHIGYEHAAKIAKHSVKNNMTIKEAVLDLGFVERGEIDEETLNKALDVTTMVGEF
- a CDS encoding discoidin domain-containing protein codes for the protein MKHRSSWSSACALLTAAFVSAGTLTPAFGEERVAYDYTPLNQTQMKAVTTDSVATNEGSNGPINLVLDNNKDTYWHTAYGNGRVDPLPHSFVIDLGQDVLNLGQVTLTPRQSSNGSGRVGKYSIETSVDPRCSAEATVASAEFQEATSGQQEAGQAYDPANLVNLVVNFDPRPARCVRVIYNSSWGGNSQPENVATLAEFNAATAVKSSEQPAPEPPTPTPEDKPEKPGIVTVDSYDTQTWRNPSDTPAWPFLDKDGQFRYLHAAALYGEKQARHWQFFTGPNMDRMNADSELNSAGTNADTTLLCNTSPTGRESSFAPSRNHYSQRNFCDLINVWVDPDTGDWYGLIHNEFTPQPFADGLHFDSIDYAVSHDQGKHWAIPGHAITSPYSTVRGDDQAFPEQTYYYGDGDPRLYVDYSSGYFYVFYGSRVVNKRGSWVTFHEHVARAPISGKMKTGTWQKWYNGTWKEPGVGGKESNMVPVSDGNPNGYTPVEKEYNPNNRGTAQQQVATGLMPDTSPLFVMDVTYNAYLGLYIAQPQHKDQSGRASQEYYATDNLATQKWVKIGDTGKAYYSASWYRWFLDSANKTNSSIVGKNFRAYCSFGCKDNRVADLINLSVEVEKPYKPIDTSKVYTIANGSGQMLKVSSDNASLTTGSKAEENNGTWVFKDLDDGSYMILSASGKAIGVDSSSNDGRAWDAPIKLSTADPKDVGQQWFAIPLVDQISGEKTATLRLVNRYSGLTLAMGDSSVATAPQRSWDQDTGGVTRYMKVNDQALTLSEFIKEEPEPAPQPEPEPAPQPEPEPAPQPEPAPQPEPEPAPQPEPEPAPQPEPEPAPQPEPEPAPQLTLDNVNVKQGEKLTLRIEGLKADEIVNIAVHSDLMQLGTLKAEKDGTATFTWSVPKNFKPGTHHFEVKRAEDVESLSIAFIVRDRGTLIPTVPQPIAQRQEEKTADGRNGLAHTGISIAGLLAVSVGLTGAGIAIGRKKESYA
- a CDS encoding Rib/alpha-like domain-containing protein; amino-acid sequence: MTRTTLKRGGAALLAFSLAFVGLSFVFSQPISAHAEETAKQKASLEVTFDFDSLPSNRPTFKDMVRVYQWSVDKKTKKDQAISKDTKTISLTPLGDDKTINFYVYVGKDQGYGPEISDRDLYSFSGKKAKTAELSNVHVGRSLELSFANLMDSKDSLPEIPTDASLYEPLFLEEPNTPDSFSSIEQGASELVLPRVMFKPKNGVPLIKVPSGDFSLSLKTTPFGAEVINPGYLRLGPIDIDAQLGKHNINVEITYADGSKESATASFIVTEKLTPELESQLWDISYPDLTLEQREHIDLSVKATLFGKERALPRAVTFAPSEDVPSWVKINKNTGTLTITPDEYTEPRNYTFQILITHLDGSTGLYPVNITITKADNAPELKSQLWKLSYADTTVQQLKSASVDLTATLFGKERALPRAVTFAKGADMPSWITVDPKTGEVTANPDEYVAAQDYEFTVAVTHLDGEVTTVPVKITITKADNAPELKSQLWKLSYADTTVQQLKSASVDLTATLFGKERALPRAVTFAKGADMPSWITVDPKTGEVTANPDEYVAAQDYEFTVAVTHLDGEVTTVPVKITITKADNAPELKSQLWKLSYADTTVQQLKSASVDLTATLFGKERALPRAVTFAKGADMPSWVMVDEKTGTITVKPSEYVELKDYVFHVVVTHLDGKTEKVAVKIKVIEADPETTYPLTPLKPGKHTIPALELTPAQPNAKPQTPKPVETPSTGLAKTGISLTGLAGLALISTLTGATIARRRHAN